A single region of the Candidatus Hydrogenedentota bacterium genome encodes:
- a CDS encoding addiction module protein, with product MSVDLRAVTEEDIRRLDVDERQKLILQIAHSIEDEHVPPLTPEQETYLDDLLAEHDVNPEEGRPWREVMDEIRDQCLKR from the coding sequence ATGTCCGTCGATCTTCGAGCAGTGACAGAAGAAGATATTCGCCGACTTGACGTGGATGAGCGTCAGAAACTCATTCTTCAAATCGCTCATTCAATAGAGGACGAACACGTCCCACCTTTGACCCCCGAACAGGAGACCTATTTGGACGACTTGCTTGCCGAACATGACGTTAATCCCGAAGAGGGGCGGCCTTGGCGCGAGGTAATGGATGAGATTCGCGATCAATGCCTAAAACGGTAA
- a CDS encoding DUF1553 domain-containing protein, which yields MRVWFARVLVAALASTTMSSAESRLAMIPSAIALTHQGANHSLIVERMNGDESAGDLTPKATFASSNPAVAEVDAKGLVRAIGDGEATITATVDGQSVTATVTVTGTDKPFTPSFRNDIAPLLFKMGCNTGACHGAAAGKNGFKLSLRGFDFDWDHKVMTRQANARRLSLSEPEQSLVLLKATMEVPHGGGERFRNDSESYRILRDWIAAGAPAANAADPLVQSIEPYPNSVKLAKDATQQIIVRANYSDGGYADVSRWVKYETTDDSVAVVDDNGKITVTGPGAASITVWYASKVSAVRVLVPREKPVAPELFAKAESYNYIDELVMRQLKSLQIAPTNLCTDAEFIRRASLDATGVLPKPDDVAAFVADTNPKKRRDLIAKLVESPEFVDYWSYKWSDLLLLSSKNIPRREELISFYRFIRDSVAANKPWDTFVTELLTANGSTLDNGAANYLAMHKETVDLTETTSQAFLGFSITCARCHNHPLEKWTQDDYYGMANLFARVKYKNGQRGNDTEVVTDTFGDVLHPRIGAPMPPRPLDGEPLDLASSNDRRIELAQWLTSPDNTYFTRAIANRVWRNYMGRGLVEPEDDLRLTNPPTNGPLLDALAEDLAGHCYDLRHLMRTIMESAAYQRESQPSDPELPDEHYYSQYIIRRLSAEVILDAYSQVSGVPTEFNGYPAGFRAQQLPDSQVGSYFLSAFGRPERKQTCSCERTADSSIAQTLHVANGDTLNKKLSDERSFLTKLVADNVADEEALDQIYMRALARPPRPEERENALAILASAAQGAADSNAERRLALEDLVWAVLSGKEFLFNH from the coding sequence ATTCGCGTCTGGTTTGCGCGTGTGTTAGTTGCCGCGCTGGCTTCGACAACTATGTCGAGCGCAGAGTCGCGCCTCGCGATGATCCCAAGCGCGATTGCGCTGACGCATCAGGGGGCGAATCATTCGCTCATTGTCGAACGGATGAACGGCGATGAATCTGCGGGGGACTTGACGCCGAAAGCAACGTTTGCGTCGTCCAATCCCGCGGTCGCTGAAGTTGACGCAAAGGGCCTGGTGCGAGCGATCGGAGACGGCGAAGCAACCATCACCGCGACGGTGGACGGACAATCCGTAACCGCGACGGTCACGGTGACAGGCACGGATAAGCCCTTCACACCGAGTTTCCGCAACGACATTGCGCCACTGCTATTCAAGATGGGGTGCAACACCGGCGCCTGCCACGGCGCGGCGGCGGGCAAGAACGGATTCAAGCTCTCGTTGCGCGGATTCGATTTCGATTGGGACCACAAGGTAATGACGCGCCAGGCCAACGCACGGCGCTTATCACTCTCCGAGCCGGAGCAGAGCCTGGTGTTGCTGAAGGCGACGATGGAAGTGCCGCACGGCGGCGGAGAACGTTTCCGCAACGACAGCGAATCCTACCGAATCCTGCGCGACTGGATTGCCGCGGGCGCGCCCGCGGCGAACGCGGCCGACCCGCTGGTACAGTCGATCGAGCCGTATCCCAACTCCGTGAAGCTGGCGAAAGACGCAACGCAGCAGATCATAGTCCGCGCGAACTACTCGGACGGAGGATATGCAGACGTGTCGCGCTGGGTAAAGTATGAGACCACGGACGATTCGGTCGCCGTCGTGGATGACAACGGCAAGATCACTGTCACCGGTCCGGGCGCAGCGTCGATCACCGTCTGGTACGCGAGCAAAGTCTCCGCGGTACGCGTCCTCGTTCCGCGCGAGAAGCCGGTAGCGCCGGAGCTGTTCGCGAAGGCCGAGTCGTATAACTACATCGACGAGTTGGTCATGCGACAACTCAAGAGCCTTCAAATAGCGCCCACCAACCTCTGCACCGACGCCGAGTTCATACGGCGCGCGTCGCTCGACGCGACCGGCGTGCTGCCCAAGCCGGATGATGTCGCGGCGTTCGTTGCCGACACCAATCCGAAAAAGCGCCGGGACCTGATCGCGAAGCTCGTAGAAAGCCCGGAGTTTGTCGACTACTGGTCCTACAAATGGTCCGACCTGTTGTTGCTGTCCTCCAAAAACATCCCGCGGCGGGAAGAACTGATTTCGTTCTACCGGTTCATTCGCGATAGCGTCGCCGCGAATAAGCCGTGGGACACGTTCGTTACTGAGTTGCTCACGGCGAACGGCAGCACGCTCGACAACGGCGCGGCGAACTACCTCGCGATGCACAAGGAGACGGTCGACCTGACGGAGACCACATCGCAGGCGTTTCTCGGGTTTTCGATCACCTGCGCGCGGTGCCACAACCACCCGCTCGAGAAGTGGACGCAGGACGACTACTACGGCATGGCGAACCTGTTCGCCCGCGTGAAGTACAAAAATGGTCAACGCGGCAACGACACCGAAGTGGTTACGGACACCTTCGGCGACGTGCTGCACCCGCGCATCGGCGCGCCCATGCCGCCGCGTCCGCTCGACGGCGAACCGCTCGACCTCGCCAGTTCGAACGATCGCCGGATCGAACTTGCACAATGGCTGACTTCCCCGGACAACACGTACTTTACGCGCGCGATCGCGAACCGCGTGTGGCGCAATTACATGGGACGCGGCCTTGTCGAGCCCGAAGATGATTTGCGTTTGACCAACCCGCCAACGAACGGTCCGTTGCTTGATGCCCTGGCGGAGGACCTTGCCGGCCATTGTTACGATCTCAGACACCTTATGCGGACCATCATGGAGTCCGCGGCGTACCAGCGAGAGTCGCAACCGTCCGATCCCGAGTTGCCTGACGAACATTACTACTCGCAGTACATCATCCGCCGCCTCAGCGCGGAGGTGATTCTCGATGCATATTCGCAGGTGAGCGGCGTTCCCACCGAATTCAACGGTTATCCCGCCGGGTTCCGCGCGCAACAATTGCCCGACTCGCAAGTGGGTTCGTATTTCCTTTCCGCGTTCGGTAGACCGGAGCGAAAACAGACGTGCTCGTGCGAGCGCACAGCCGATTCCAGCATCGCGCAAACGCTTCACGTCGCGAATGGTGACACGCTCAACAAGAAACTCAGCGACGAGCGCAGCTTCCTCACCAAGCTCGTCGCCGATAACGTCGCGGATGAAGAAGCGCTGGACCAAATCTATATGCGGGCACTCGCGCGACCTCCGCGCCCCGAAGAACGCGAGAACGCCCTCGCAATTCTCGCCTCCGCAGCCCAAGGCGCCGCCGATTCCAATGCAGAGCGCCGCCTTGCGCTCGAAGACCTCGTGTGGGCCGTGCTGTCTGGAAAAGAGTTTTTGTTTAACCATTGA
- a CDS encoding DUF1501 domain-containing protein has translation MYRIDAEKSVHFCDGMSRRDFLHAGALSTIGLTMPGFMGLRSAGAVDTKKDMNCIFLFLVGGPSQLDTFDMKPDAPREIRGPYKPIRTNNPDIQISEIFPNLANHADKFSLIRTLHHKAAGVHDTGHQMMQTGRLFQNGMEHPHAGCVLGYLKGGKNGMPPHVLMPRPIGPTGGNMPHGQNAGFLGKSHDPFILNAEPDRTDFKVPDLLPPDYISASRIERRRNLREIVDDSVKQLEANPDARLLDENFQQAYTLMSSTAAREAFDLTKEPDKLRDAYGRNKFGQSCLLSRRLLESGVRFCTVNMFETVFNEITWDIHGSAPFSPIECYSDLVGPMLDKGLSTLLEDLKQRGMLENTLIVAMGEFGRTPKINPAGGRDHWPQVWSILMAGGGIQGGRVVGKTDDIGAYPVERPVTPAEVVATVYHCLGIDGETELVGPGSRPIPLVDFGVKPIMELV, from the coding sequence ATGTATCGGATAGACGCTGAAAAATCGGTTCACTTCTGCGATGGCATGTCGCGTCGCGACTTTCTGCACGCCGGAGCGCTGTCCACCATCGGCCTGACGATGCCCGGGTTCATGGGTCTGCGCAGCGCCGGCGCCGTCGACACAAAGAAGGACATGAACTGCATCTTCCTCTTCCTGGTCGGCGGGCCGAGCCAACTCGACACATTCGATATGAAGCCGGATGCGCCGCGCGAAATCCGCGGACCTTATAAGCCGATCAGGACGAATAACCCCGATATCCAGATTTCGGAGATCTTCCCCAACCTTGCCAATCACGCGGACAAGTTTTCGCTGATTCGCACGCTGCACCACAAAGCCGCTGGCGTGCACGATACCGGCCACCAAATGATGCAAACGGGCCGCCTCTTCCAGAACGGTATGGAACACCCGCACGCGGGGTGTGTGCTCGGCTATCTCAAGGGCGGCAAGAACGGCATGCCGCCGCACGTGCTGATGCCGCGCCCCATCGGCCCGACGGGCGGAAATATGCCGCACGGGCAGAACGCGGGCTTCCTCGGCAAGTCGCACGATCCCTTTATTCTAAACGCCGAGCCGGACCGGACGGACTTCAAAGTGCCCGATCTGTTGCCGCCGGACTACATCTCCGCGTCGCGCATCGAACGGAGGCGCAATCTGCGCGAGATTGTGGACGATTCGGTCAAACAGCTCGAAGCGAATCCGGATGCGCGTCTGCTCGACGAAAACTTTCAGCAGGCGTACACGCTAATGTCGTCGACCGCTGCGCGCGAGGCCTTCGATTTGACGAAGGAACCGGACAAGTTGCGTGACGCGTATGGCCGCAACAAGTTCGGGCAAAGTTGTTTGCTTTCTCGCCGCCTACTCGAAAGCGGCGTCCGCTTCTGCACGGTCAACATGTTCGAGACCGTGTTCAACGAGATCACGTGGGACATTCACGGTTCCGCGCCATTTAGCCCCATCGAGTGTTACAGCGATCTGGTGGGACCGATGCTGGACAAGGGCCTGAGCACGCTGCTCGAAGATTTGAAGCAGCGCGGCATGCTCGAAAACACGCTGATCGTCGCGATGGGCGAGTTTGGGCGGACGCCGAAGATTAACCCCGCCGGCGGGCGCGACCACTGGCCGCAGGTCTGGTCGATTCTCATGGCGGGCGGCGGCATTCAGGGCGGGCGCGTCGTCGGCAAGACCGACGACATCGGCGCCTACCCGGTCGAGCGCCCCGTCACTCCGGCTGAAGTCGTCGCAACCGTTTACCACTGTCTCGGTATCGACGGCGAAACCGAGCTTGTCGGCCCCGGCAGCCGGCCCATTCCGCTTGTGGATTTCGGCGTTAAGCCGATTATGGAGTTGGTGTAG
- a CDS encoding NAD-dependent epimerase/dehydratase family protein — MRVLVLGGTGLISTAIVEWLVAKGHTPVLFNRGLSPRRFDYDVETHIGNRADFAGFARGMRKVNADAVIDMITFDAKTAAHNVRVFRDRVRHFVFCSTVCVYGGPLTRIPADENEPHRPVSAYGANKSKAEAAYLKAFREFGFPATIMRPSHCYGPGQPLLDIWGYNPSLVTRIRKGRPIVVPGDGQGLWQPGYIGDMAKGFVGALGRKATMGKAYNIVGDEVMTWRAFHERMAKAIGCEARIVPMTTPQIVAGSPKGSADMLVEIFQYHAAYTNAALKRDVPDFKDLLPWEEGVRRTVAWMDAADIHQSANLFPWVDRLASVLGKFESELRVLNLRLNPHKPVASKTRRNPTD, encoded by the coding sequence ATGCGCGTACTCGTGCTCGGCGGCACAGGTCTCATCAGTACCGCCATTGTCGAATGGCTCGTTGCGAAAGGGCACACGCCCGTCCTCTTCAATCGTGGGCTGTCGCCCCGCCGGTTTGACTACGACGTCGAGACGCACATCGGCAACCGCGCGGACTTCGCCGGGTTCGCGCGAGGCATGCGGAAAGTCAACGCTGACGCCGTGATCGACATGATTACATTCGACGCGAAGACCGCCGCGCACAACGTTCGCGTATTTCGCGATCGTGTCAGGCACTTCGTCTTTTGCAGCACGGTCTGCGTGTACGGCGGCCCGCTCACGCGAATTCCCGCGGACGAAAACGAACCCCACCGTCCCGTCTCCGCGTACGGCGCAAACAAGAGCAAGGCGGAGGCAGCGTACCTCAAGGCGTTCCGTGAATTTGGCTTTCCGGCGACTATCATGCGGCCGTCGCATTGTTACGGTCCGGGTCAACCGCTGCTCGATATTTGGGGCTACAACCCGAGCCTTGTCACGCGCATCCGCAAAGGCAGACCGATTGTCGTACCCGGCGACGGCCAAGGGCTTTGGCAACCGGGCTACATTGGCGACATGGCGAAGGGATTCGTCGGCGCGCTGGGCCGCAAGGCCACGATGGGCAAGGCCTACAACATCGTCGGGGACGAGGTGATGACGTGGCGCGCGTTCCACGAACGCATGGCCAAGGCGATCGGGTGCGAAGCGCGCATTGTCCCGATGACCACCCCGCAAATCGTCGCGGGCTCGCCCAAGGGTTCCGCGGACATGCTCGTCGAAATCTTCCAGTACCACGCTGCCTACACGAACGCCGCACTCAAGCGCGACGTGCCGGATTTCAAAGACCTGCTGCCGTGGGAAGAAGGTGTTCGCCGCACCGTTGCATGGATGGATGCCGCAGACATCCACCAATCCGCAAACCTGTTCCCTTGGGTGGACCGGCTGGCAAGTGTACTGGGCAAGTTCGAGTCGGAATTACGCGTGCTTAACTTGAGGCTGAATCCACATAAACCGGTCGCCAGCAAGACTCGTCGCAACCCCACAGACTAA
- a CDS encoding PTS sugar transporter subunit IIA, with protein MHRFGLPIDKAAVRIFPSGISKHEALDQLTDAIHSVGVITNMESFAHAVRERETVMSTGIGCGVAIPHVRIDGVTRPTVGVGISHEGIEFNTLDNKPVYIVVLFAMPTGSQKEYLGLLAQVMTAMKETGFREELGACQTPEEVARLLNDPALV; from the coding sequence ATGCACCGCTTTGGTCTTCCTATCGACAAAGCTGCTGTCCGCATATTTCCGAGTGGAATCTCCAAGCACGAAGCGCTCGATCAATTGACCGACGCAATCCACTCCGTCGGAGTCATCACGAATATGGAATCGTTCGCGCACGCGGTGCGCGAGCGCGAAACGGTCATGAGTACGGGCATTGGGTGCGGCGTCGCGATCCCCCACGTGCGCATCGACGGTGTGACTCGGCCAACCGTCGGCGTGGGCATTTCGCACGAGGGGATCGAGTTCAACACGCTCGATAACAAGCCGGTGTATATTGTCGTGCTCTTCGCGATGCCGACGGGGTCTCAGAAGGAGTACCTGGGCTTGCTCGCGCAGGTCATGACCGCGATGAAAGAAACCGGCTTCCGCGAAGAACTCGGCGCATGCCAAACGCCGGAGGAAGTGGCAAGGCTGCTGAACGATCCGGCGCTGGTCTGA
- a CDS encoding Rieske 2Fe-2S domain-containing protein, with protein MRIVPSAEITRNAGPPVCYDPRMEERYVKIAKVSDFEGLRFRKYKLLARNVAIFRDPDGSMFATEISCKHQNWDLTTGRFEGDVVTCPRHGWIYNVRTGDCLTHESTRLRRYGLKVEGDDVFITLLPIEEN; from the coding sequence TTGCGTATAGTACCAAGCGCGGAAATCACGCGCAACGCGGGGCCGCCGGTTTGCTATGATCCCCGCATGGAAGAGCGCTACGTGAAGATTGCGAAAGTGTCGGACTTCGAGGGGCTGCGGTTCCGAAAGTACAAATTGCTGGCGCGAAACGTCGCCATCTTTCGGGACCCGGACGGCTCGATGTTCGCGACCGAAATCAGTTGCAAGCACCAGAACTGGGACCTGACGACGGGCAGGTTCGAAGGGGACGTTGTCACCTGCCCGCGCCATGGCTGGATATACAACGTTCGCACGGGCGACTGCCTGACCCATGAATCCACACGACTCCGGCGCTATGGTCTCAAGGTCGAGGGCGACGACGTGTTCATCACGCTGCTCCCCATCGAAGAGAACTGA
- a CDS encoding GGDEF domain-containing protein: MTDDKQHSGDTTRLVLDEELASLRARMQGQRASLVVISGWQIGKEFALSGTEWVIGRSPDVPISINLQSVSRQHARISRQTNKDGDYFEITDLGSMNGTHVNADLVKTSRINDGDKIQLGDVVVKFMLQDALESQFHQEVHQRIHYNQLTGLLTLESFKPHLLSEIQKTGPDKKFTLAMTDLDGLKKVNDTHGHLMGSRVIQEMGSIMRSVLRPADRAGLYGGDEAILLFAESPLTEAMKVAEQLRQAIAACTLEHNGKLVKVTISQGLAEFPTHGATIEQLIAAADGALYAAKGAGRNCVRVAEC, from the coding sequence ATGACAGACGATAAACAGCATTCCGGGGACACCACCCGCCTCGTATTGGACGAAGAACTCGCGAGTCTGCGCGCGCGGATGCAGGGCCAGCGCGCGAGCCTAGTCGTGATTTCGGGATGGCAAATCGGCAAGGAGTTCGCCCTGAGCGGCACCGAGTGGGTGATCGGACGGTCGCCGGACGTGCCCATCTCGATCAACCTGCAGTCGGTGTCGCGCCAGCACGCCCGCATTTCTCGGCAGACCAATAAGGACGGCGACTACTTCGAAATCACGGACCTGGGCAGCATGAACGGCACCCATGTGAACGCGGACCTCGTGAAGACGTCCCGTATCAACGACGGGGACAAGATTCAGCTCGGCGACGTGGTGGTGAAATTCATGCTGCAGGATGCGCTCGAATCGCAGTTCCACCAGGAAGTGCACCAGCGCATCCACTACAATCAGCTCACTGGCCTGCTCACGCTCGAGTCGTTCAAACCGCACTTGTTGTCCGAAATCCAAAAGACGGGTCCGGACAAGAAGTTCACCCTCGCCATGACCGACCTCGACGGATTGAAAAAGGTCAACGACACACACGGTCATCTCATGGGGAGCCGCGTCATTCAAGAGATGGGCTCGATCATGCGGAGCGTGCTGCGGCCTGCGGACCGCGCCGGGCTGTACGGGGGCGACGAGGCCATACTACTTTTCGCGGAATCCCCGCTTACCGAGGCCATGAAGGTGGCCGAGCAATTGCGTCAGGCCATCGCTGCGTGCACGCTCGAGCACAACGGCAAACTCGTCAAGGTCACGATTAGCCAGGGGCTCGCGGAATTCCCGACGCACGGCGCGACGATCGAGCAACTGATCGCGGCGGCGGACGGCGCGCTGTACGCCGCAAAGGGAGCAGGCCGCAATTGCGTGCGCGTCGCGGAATGCTGA
- a CDS encoding SAM-dependent chlorinase/fluorinase: MPPLVTLTTDFGTRDPYVASMKGVIHSRCAHAAIADLSHEIPPQDVFEGALFIAQASKWFPPGTVHCVVVDPGVGTARLPIAARARGQIFVCPDNGLLTFVTRESPLDEVRIITNKQFMHATISQTFHGRDIFAPAAASLADGAAFEGMGERLNALTLLEIPELRRDRPGVIGGIVMHVDRFGNAITNIHRSDLPDRRDIQVHFNSEVIESISEAYGDVAVGATVALFGSSDYLEIAVHRGDASKHFDLRRGSRVEVRS, from the coding sequence GTGCCGCCCCTCGTCACCCTGACCACCGACTTCGGCACGCGCGATCCATACGTGGCGTCGATGAAGGGCGTCATCCATTCCCGGTGCGCACATGCTGCAATTGCCGACCTGTCGCACGAGATTCCCCCGCAAGACGTGTTTGAAGGAGCGTTATTCATCGCGCAAGCCTCGAAGTGGTTTCCTCCGGGTACGGTCCATTGCGTCGTCGTCGATCCCGGTGTGGGCACGGCGCGATTGCCGATCGCCGCACGCGCACGCGGCCAGATTTTCGTGTGCCCGGACAACGGGCTGCTGACGTTCGTCACCCGCGAATCGCCGTTGGACGAAGTGCGCATTATCACCAACAAACAATTCATGCACGCCACCATCAGCCAGACGTTTCACGGCCGCGACATCTTCGCGCCCGCCGCGGCAAGTCTGGCGGACGGCGCGGCGTTCGAGGGCATGGGGGAGAGGCTGAATGCGCTGACCTTGCTCGAGATCCCGGAACTGCGGCGCGATCGGCCGGGCGTTATCGGCGGAATTGTCATGCATGTGGATCGCTTCGGCAATGCCATCACCAATATTCATCGAAGCGATCTGCCGGACCGCCGGGACATTCAGGTGCATTTCAACAGCGAAGTGATCGAGAGCATATCGGAAGCCTACGGTGATGTCGCCGTCGGCGCTACGGTCGCGCTATTCGGAAGTTCGGATTACTTGGAAATCGCCGTTCATCGCGGCGACGCAAGCAAGCATTTCGACCTGCGGCGCGGTAGCCGCGTCGAGGTCAGGTCTTGA
- the aroA gene encoding 3-phosphoshikimate 1-carboxyvinyltransferase: protein MDSISIRPRANLNADVTIPGSKSCTARALVMAGLTRGESVLRECADCDDTTYMIDGLRGLGVNVARDGNTVTVGGGPFTPPHAPLFLGNSGTAVRFLAAACATLDGEATIDGTPRMRERPIRDLIDALRAWGVDAVTDTGCPPLKIISNGRFGGTTLVKGIASSQFLSGLLMVAPCADRDVVIRVPGELVSKPYIALTLAMMDERGIVTANNNFGRFDIPGNQSYNPGVYTIEADASGASYFFAAAAVAGGRVRVNHLSPASRQGDVRFPNVLQEMGCRVATGPDWIEVSSTGELRGIDIDLNAMPDMAQTLAVTALFADGPTRIRNVHNLRIKETDRIAATASELRKLGATVHEHDDGLEVIPGELHPAAIDTYDDHRMAMSFALAALRVPGVVINDPACVSKTFPDFFTRFDALR, encoded by the coding sequence ATCGATTCCATCTCAATCAGGCCGCGTGCCAATCTAAACGCGGATGTAACGATCCCGGGCTCGAAGAGTTGTACCGCGCGCGCGCTGGTAATGGCGGGCCTTACGCGCGGCGAGAGCGTGCTGCGCGAGTGCGCGGATTGCGACGACACAACGTATATGATCGACGGTCTCCGCGGGCTGGGCGTGAACGTTGCACGCGATGGCAATACCGTGACGGTCGGTGGCGGGCCGTTCACGCCGCCACACGCGCCGTTGTTTCTCGGGAATTCCGGCACCGCCGTTCGGTTTCTCGCGGCGGCGTGCGCGACGCTCGACGGCGAAGCGACCATCGACGGGACACCCCGTATGCGCGAACGGCCGATTCGCGATCTCATTGATGCGTTGCGCGCGTGGGGAGTCGACGCTGTTACGGATACCGGGTGTCCACCGCTGAAGATTATCTCGAACGGGCGTTTTGGCGGGACGACACTGGTGAAAGGAATCGCCAGCAGCCAATTCCTGTCGGGGCTGCTGATGGTCGCGCCCTGCGCGGACCGTGATGTCGTCATCCGCGTCCCAGGCGAACTCGTGTCTAAACCGTATATTGCCCTCACGCTCGCAATGATGGACGAGCGCGGCATCGTGACCGCAAATAACAACTTCGGACGTTTCGACATACCGGGTAATCAGTCGTATAACCCCGGCGTGTACACGATCGAAGCCGACGCCTCCGGCGCGTCGTATTTCTTTGCCGCCGCCGCCGTCGCCGGCGGACGCGTCCGCGTGAACCACTTGTCCCCCGCCTCGCGCCAGGGAGACGTGCGCTTCCCGAACGTGCTACAGGAAATGGGATGCCGCGTCGCGACGGGCCCGGACTGGATTGAAGTGTCGTCGACGGGAGAATTGCGCGGCATCGACATCGACTTGAACGCCATGCCGGACATGGCACAGACGCTCGCGGTGACGGCGTTGTTCGCGGATGGCCCGACGCGCATCCGCAACGTGCACAACTTGCGCATCAAGGAGACGGACCGCATCGCGGCGACCGCCTCGGAATTGCGCAAGCTCGGCGCTACCGTGCACGAACACGACGATGGCCTGGAGGTCATCCCCGGCGAACTACACCCGGCGGCCATCGACACCTACGACGATCACCGCATGGCGATGAGCTTTGCACTCGCCGCGTTGCGCGTCCCAGGCGTGGTCATCAACGATCCCGCTTGCGTATCGAAGACCTTTCCAGACTTCTTCACGCGGTTCGACGCGTTACGATAG
- a CDS encoding Gfo/Idh/MocA family oxidoreductase, with amino-acid sequence MAKKTVNVALIGTKFMGKAHSNGLRQVARFFDLPVEPVMKVICGRNPNETQAAAKKFGWEEASTDWKAVIRRKDIDVVDISSSGEWHHPMAIAAAKAGKHIICEKPLANNLKQAVEMTEAVKKAGVNHMCGFSYRFAPAVATIKKMIQTGELGTIFHFRACYQQDWIVDPEFPLNWRLQKKTAGSGTLGDIGAHITDMCHNLVGPIDSVCATMRTFVTERPIADSSATIAAKSGHKKSGKKGKVDVDDAAIFLATIKGSKTLATFEATRFAPGRRNYNCIEIYGSKGSVIWNQEDMNVFQYYNCADPGTLQGFRRVHATDPGHPYTEAWWPSAHIIGYEHLFIHEMHDFLTQLGKKKVTYPTFEDGLACQRVMDAVERSAKSKKWEKV; translated from the coding sequence ATGGCCAAGAAGACCGTCAACGTCGCGCTCATCGGGACCAAGTTCATGGGCAAGGCCCACAGCAACGGGCTGCGCCAGGTGGCGCGATTTTTCGATTTGCCGGTCGAACCGGTGATGAAAGTGATCTGCGGGCGCAACCCGAATGAGACGCAAGCTGCCGCGAAAAAGTTCGGGTGGGAAGAGGCGAGCACCGACTGGAAAGCGGTGATCAGGCGCAAGGACATTGACGTCGTCGATATCAGTTCGTCCGGCGAGTGGCACCACCCGATGGCGATCGCGGCGGCCAAGGCAGGCAAGCACATCATCTGCGAGAAACCGCTTGCGAACAATCTGAAGCAGGCTGTCGAGATGACCGAGGCGGTGAAGAAGGCGGGCGTGAACCACATGTGCGGCTTCTCGTACCGTTTCGCGCCGGCCGTCGCGACCATCAAGAAGATGATCCAGACGGGCGAGCTGGGGACGATTTTCCATTTCCGCGCCTGCTATCAGCAGGACTGGATCGTCGATCCCGAGTTCCCACTGAACTGGCGTTTGCAGAAGAAAACCGCTGGTTCCGGCACGCTCGGGGACATTGGCGCGCACATCACGGATATGTGCCACAACCTCGTCGGCCCGATCGATTCCGTATGCGCGACGATGCGCACGTTCGTGACCGAACGGCCCATCGCGGACTCGAGCGCGACCATCGCCGCGAAGTCAGGGCACAAGAAGAGCGGTAAGAAAGGAAAGGTCGACGTTGACGATGCGGCGATCTTCCTCGCAACGATTAAAGGATCAAAAACGCTCGCGACGTTCGAAGCTACCCGTTTCGCGCCGGGCCGCCGCAACTACAACTGCATCGAAATCTACGGCAGCAAGGGCAGCGTGATTTGGAACCAGGAGGACATGAACGTCTTCCAGTACTACAACTGCGCGGATCCGGGCACGTTGCAGGGGTTTCGCCGCGTGCACGCAACCGATCCCGGCCATCCGTATACGGAAGCTTGGTGGCCCAGTGCACACATCATCGGCTACGAGCACCTGTTTATCCACGAGATGCACGATTTCCTGACGCAGTTGGGCAAGAAGAAAGTTACGTATCCGACGTTCGAAGACGGCCTCGCGTGCCAACGCGTCATGGACGCCGTCGAACGCAGCGCCAAATCGAAGAAGTGGGAAAAGGTGTAG
- a CDS encoding nucleotidyltransferase family protein encodes MGHEIGEPRTGAAGGQLLTSAQIQSRIREMKPELEKRFHVKSIGLFGSAARDEMRPDSDIDILVEFTQPVGFEYLELEDFLTEALGTKVDLVPRKALKPLIGKRILAEVVNI; translated from the coding sequence ATGGGGCATGAAATCGGAGAACCGAGAACGGGCGCGGCGGGTGGCCAGTTGCTGACTAGCGCGCAAATACAATCGCGAATCCGCGAAATGAAGCCCGAACTGGAGAAGCGGTTTCACGTGAAGAGTATCGGGTTGTTTGGGTCCGCAGCAAGAGATGAGATGCGGCCGGACAGCGACATCGACATACTCGTTGAGTTCACTCAACCAGTCGGGTTCGAGTACCTCGAGTTGGAGGACTTCCTAACCGAAGCACTCGGAACGAAGGTCGATCTTGTTCCGAGAAAGGCGCTGAAGCCGCTAATTGGAAAGCGTATTCTTGCGGAAGTTGTCAATATATGA